In Phyllobacterium zundukense, one DNA window encodes the following:
- a CDS encoding DegQ family serine endoprotease, protein MVTPLHAQTAIDTTKQLPATRSELQLSFAPLVKQTAGAVVNVYAAHAVKTRSPFAGDPFFEQFFGGQQFNGPPRVQSSLGSGVIADPSGIIVTNNHVIRDADTVKVALSDGREFESKVLLKDESTDLAILKIDAGEPLPALPLADSDKVEVGDLVLAIGNPFGVGQTVTSGIVSAQARTRVGISDFDFFIQTDAAINPGNSGGALIDMSGKLIGINTAIFSRSGGSIGIGFAIPSNMVRAVVETAKGGGETFERPYIGASFQNVTPDVAEGLGMKQPYGALVTNITKGGPAEKGGLLVGDVVLSVDEMRIENPDGLGYRLSTAGIGKTVKLEVLSRSKEKTITVVLEKPGPDSLDNQMLIQGRNPLSGAHVLKLTPSSAARLRLPSETEGVAVDKVFPNTPAARIGLQPGDIVRGVNGAEIETMADLTKAMSAKPVLWRFDFERGGAIIRQVIR, encoded by the coding sequence ATGGTGACACCGCTTCATGCGCAAACGGCAATCGATACGACCAAACAGCTGCCCGCTACACGCAGTGAATTGCAGCTTTCCTTTGCGCCACTGGTGAAGCAGACGGCTGGCGCAGTGGTCAATGTCTATGCGGCTCATGCAGTGAAGACGCGTTCGCCCTTTGCCGGAGACCCGTTCTTCGAGCAATTCTTCGGTGGGCAGCAGTTCAATGGACCGCCGCGCGTGCAATCTTCGCTTGGTTCCGGCGTAATCGCCGATCCATCAGGCATTATCGTGACGAACAATCACGTCATCCGCGATGCTGACACGGTGAAGGTGGCCCTTTCCGATGGGCGGGAGTTTGAATCGAAAGTTCTGCTCAAGGACGAATCGACCGACCTCGCCATCCTGAAGATCGACGCCGGTGAGCCACTTCCCGCCTTGCCCTTAGCAGATTCCGACAAGGTCGAAGTGGGTGATCTCGTGCTCGCCATCGGCAATCCCTTCGGCGTCGGCCAGACCGTGACGAGCGGTATTGTTTCGGCACAGGCGCGCACGCGCGTCGGCATTTCCGATTTCGATTTCTTCATCCAGACGGACGCGGCGATCAACCCGGGTAATTCGGGCGGCGCGCTGATCGACATGAGCGGCAAGCTCATCGGCATCAATACCGCAATCTTTTCGCGTTCTGGCGGATCGATCGGCATCGGATTTGCCATTCCCTCCAATATGGTACGGGCGGTTGTTGAAACGGCAAAAGGCGGCGGCGAAACGTTCGAGCGGCCCTATATTGGCGCGAGCTTCCAGAATGTGACGCCGGATGTGGCTGAAGGACTGGGCATGAAGCAACCCTATGGCGCTCTGGTGACAAATATCACCAAGGGTGGTCCGGCGGAAAAAGGCGGGTTGCTCGTCGGCGATGTGGTGCTTTCGGTGGATGAGATGCGGATCGAAAATCCGGACGGGCTCGGATATCGCCTGAGCACGGCAGGGATCGGCAAGACCGTGAAGCTGGAAGTGCTCAGCCGGTCGAAGGAAAAGACCATTACGGTTGTGCTGGAGAAGCCAGGTCCAGACTCCCTGGACAACCAGATGCTCATTCAGGGAAGAAATCCCCTATCCGGCGCGCATGTGCTAAAGCTCACGCCGAGCAGCGCGGCGCGTCTGCGCCTGCCATCCGAAACAGAGGGCGTTGCAGTGGACAAGGTCTTCCCGAACACGCCTGCCGCGAGGATTGGCCTGCAACCCGGTGACATTGTGCGTGGAGTAAACGGCGCCGAAATTGAAACCATGGCCGACCTGACCAAGGCAATGTCTGCCAAGCCGGTACTTTGGCGCTTCGATTTCGAACGCGGCGGTGCCATAATCCGGCAGGTAATTCGTTAG
- a CDS encoding AraC family transcriptional regulator: protein MIKGQFKIFPCEVVGIEVVEAATRHSFPRHTHEQYGIGVIHQGAQKSHSGRGMVEAGPGNVITVNPGEVHDGMPIGDAGRSWRMLYFAPAIIGEAAGDMNEGVQKTCEFSQPVMEDAKTATLFQQLFSTMTTTSNTSSQLHREELLLRLLEGIVRERSDHDDLYTPPLPIRTAMDLIDDEPAALITLADLARESGLSRFQVLRGFVRATGFTPHAYLMQRRIDLARRLIARGSGLADTAAVSGFADQSHMTRLFVRTYGVSPGAYAAAFA, encoded by the coding sequence ATGATAAAGGGCCAGTTCAAAATCTTCCCTTGCGAGGTCGTCGGCATTGAAGTGGTCGAGGCCGCGACACGCCATTCCTTTCCACGACATACGCATGAACAGTACGGCATCGGCGTCATTCACCAGGGCGCGCAGAAATCCCACAGCGGCCGCGGCATGGTGGAAGCAGGTCCCGGCAATGTCATTACCGTCAATCCCGGCGAAGTGCATGACGGCATGCCGATAGGCGATGCCGGGCGCTCCTGGCGTATGCTCTATTTCGCTCCCGCGATTATCGGTGAAGCCGCCGGCGATATGAATGAGGGTGTGCAGAAGACCTGCGAGTTCTCGCAGCCTGTGATGGAGGATGCCAAGACAGCAACGCTGTTCCAGCAGCTCTTCTCCACCATGACAACGACCAGCAACACGTCATCCCAACTCCATCGCGAGGAGCTTCTTTTGAGACTGCTAGAAGGCATCGTGCGTGAGCGAAGCGATCACGATGACTTGTATACTCCACCCCTGCCAATCCGCACGGCAATGGATCTGATCGACGATGAACCGGCCGCTTTAATCACGCTTGCCGATCTTGCCAGGGAAAGCGGCCTGAGCCGGTTCCAGGTTTTGCGCGGCTTTGTCAGGGCTACGGGTTTCACGCCGCACGCCTATCTCATGCAGCGCCGCATTGATCTCGCTCGCCGCCTCATCGCCCGTGGATCGGGACTGGCCGATACCGCCGCCGTCAGCGGTTTCGCCGATCAAAGCCACATGACGCGCCTGTTTGTTCGCACATACGGCGTCTCGCCCGGTGCCTACGCCGCCGCATTCGCCTGA
- a CDS encoding LysE family translocator: MGIEFLITSFIIVVSPGTGVVYTLATGLSRGAKASVAAAYGCTIGIIPHMAAAIGGLAAILHTSALAFQTFKYVGVAYLLYMAWNALREKGSLNVENETGERSTAQVTITAILINILNPKLSIFFLAFLPQFVSVTEPHPLVRMLGLSAVFMLMTVVVFVGYGLFAASVRDQVISRPGVLTWMRRTFAGAFVALGVKLALADR; this comes from the coding sequence GTGGGCATCGAATTCCTGATCACCTCATTCATTATCGTCGTCTCGCCGGGCACCGGTGTCGTCTACACACTGGCGACGGGCCTCTCGCGGGGCGCAAAGGCGAGCGTCGCAGCAGCATACGGTTGCACCATCGGAATCATTCCGCACATGGCTGCCGCTATCGGAGGATTGGCGGCTATCCTGCACACGAGCGCCCTCGCCTTCCAGACCTTCAAATATGTGGGTGTCGCCTATCTCCTCTATATGGCCTGGAACGCTCTGCGCGAGAAAGGTTCACTCAATGTCGAAAATGAGACCGGCGAACGGTCCACCGCTCAGGTTACGATCACGGCGATCCTGATCAATATCCTCAACCCGAAACTGTCGATTTTCTTTCTGGCGTTTCTGCCGCAGTTCGTCAGCGTCACGGAGCCTCACCCGCTCGTCCGCATGCTTGGCTTGAGCGCAGTCTTCATGCTGATGACCGTTGTTGTCTTCGTTGGCTATGGTCTCTTTGCCGCCTCTGTCCGCGATCAGGTCATCTCGCGGCCGGGGGTATTGACGTGGATGCGCCGGACATTTGCCGGTGCATTTGTGGCGCTGGGAGTCAAACTGGCGCTGGCGGATCGGTAA
- a CDS encoding type II toxin-antitoxin system VapC family toxin, producing the protein MLYVDTSVFVTAFTTEAGSYRMQDWRAAQNIEELTTSEWTIAEFSSALSAKLRTKQIEIFHRNSALVLFAHMTRSSVKILQITGTHFHSAAQLADQYALGIRAGDALHLAVAIDHNATLCTLDKKLAEGGKAMGARTRLL; encoded by the coding sequence ATGCTTTATGTAGACACTTCCGTTTTTGTTACAGCGTTTACTACCGAGGCGGGCAGCTATCGCATGCAAGACTGGCGGGCTGCTCAAAATATTGAAGAGCTAACGACAAGTGAATGGACCATCGCCGAATTCTCTTCAGCACTGTCTGCAAAGTTGAGAACAAAACAGATCGAGATATTTCACCGTAATAGCGCCCTTGTTTTATTCGCCCATATGACAAGAAGTTCTGTGAAGATTCTTCAAATTACTGGCACGCATTTTCACTCAGCCGCGCAACTGGCCGATCAATATGCGCTTGGTATAAGAGCGGGTGACGCCTTGCATCTGGCTGTCGCTATTGATCACAACGCTACACTCTGCACTCTCGATAAAAAGCTGGCCGAAGGCGGAAAAGCTATGGGTGCAAGGACCAGACTGCTTTGA
- a CDS encoding type II toxin-antitoxin system Phd/YefM family antitoxin gives MATVNLAEAKAHLSELINQVEAGETIDILRRGKLVARLVPAESPRKPIDIEALRKLTEGMPVQAESGGDFVRRMRDEDRY, from the coding sequence ATGGCGACCGTCAACCTTGCTGAGGCAAAAGCCCATCTGAGCGAACTCATTAATCAGGTAGAGGCTGGCGAGACCATAGATATTTTGCGCCGGGGGAAATTGGTCGCCCGACTAGTACCCGCAGAATCTCCGCGCAAACCAATTGATATCGAGGCTTTACGCAAACTGACAGAGGGGATGCCGGTACAAGCAGAGTCTGGCGGTGATTTTGTCCGCAGAATGCGCGATGAAGACCGTTATTGA
- the rplQ gene encoding 50S ribosomal protein L17 yields the protein MRHGNSGRKLNRTASHRKAMFANMAASLIEHEQIVTTLPKAKEIRPIVEKLVTLGKRGDLHARRQAISAIRDAKLVAKLFDTLAPRYGQRNGGYIRIMKAGFRTGDNAPLAVVEFVDRDTSAKGSKDLARVAAEQANEAEAA from the coding sequence ATGCGCCACGGTAATTCAGGCCGCAAGCTTAACCGGACTGCCAGCCATCGTAAGGCGATGTTTGCCAATATGGCTGCATCTTTGATCGAGCATGAGCAGATCGTAACAACGCTGCCCAAGGCCAAGGAAATTCGTCCCATCGTTGAAAAGCTTGTCACGCTCGGCAAGCGCGGTGATCTGCACGCTCGTCGTCAGGCCATTTCGGCAATCCGCGATGCAAAGCTCGTAGCCAAGCTGTTCGACACGCTCGCTCCGCGCTATGGCCAGCGCAACGGCGGCTATATCCGCATCATGAAGGCAGGCTTCCGCACCGGTGACAATGCACCGCTCGCAGTTGTCGAATTCGTCGATCGCGATACCAGCGCCAAGGGTTCCAAGGATCTGGCCCGCGTTGCTGCTGAACAGGCTAACGAAGCCGAAGCAGCGTAA
- a CDS encoding DNA-directed RNA polymerase subunit alpha, whose amino-acid sequence MIQKNWQELIKPNKVEFQTSGSKTKATVVAEPLERGYGLTLGNALRRVLLSSLRGAAVTAVQIDGVLHEFSSIPGVREDVTDIVLNIKEIAIHMESDGPKRMVVRKEGPGVVTAGDIQTVGDIEILNPEHVICTLDEGAEIRMEFTVNTGKGYVPADRNRAEDAPIGLIPVDSLYSPVRKVSYKIENTREGQVLDYDKLILQIETDGSISGEDAVAYAARILQDQLAIFVNFDEPQKEVQQEQVTELAFNPALLKKVDELELSVRSANCLKNDNIVYIGDLIQKTEAEMLRTPNFGRKSLNEIKEVLASMGLHLGMEVPSWPPENIEDLAKRYEDQY is encoded by the coding sequence ATGATCCAGAAGAACTGGCAAGAATTGATCAAGCCGAACAAGGTCGAGTTCCAGACCTCCGGCTCGAAGACAAAGGCAACGGTCGTCGCTGAGCCGCTCGAACGCGGTTACGGCTTGACGCTCGGCAATGCCTTGCGCCGTGTGCTCCTGTCCTCGCTGCGTGGTGCTGCCGTGACAGCTGTGCAGATCGACGGCGTTCTGCATGAATTCTCGTCGATCCCCGGCGTGCGTGAAGATGTGACGGACATCGTCCTCAACATCAAGGAAATCGCGATCCATATGGAGAGCGACGGTCCAAAGCGCATGGTCGTCCGCAAGGAAGGCCCGGGCGTCGTAACGGCTGGCGATATCCAGACCGTTGGCGATATCGAAATCCTCAATCCGGAACACGTGATCTGCACGCTGGACGAAGGCGCTGAAATCCGCATGGAATTCACCGTCAACACCGGCAAGGGTTACGTACCGGCTGACCGCAACCGCGCAGAAGATGCTCCGATCGGCTTGATCCCGGTAGACAGCCTCTATTCGCCGGTTCGCAAGGTGTCCTACAAGATCGAGAACACCCGTGAAGGTCAGGTTCTCGACTATGACAAGCTGATCCTGCAGATCGAGACCGATGGTTCGATCTCCGGTGAAGATGCCGTTGCTTATGCAGCGCGCATTCTTCAGGACCAGCTGGCGATCTTCGTCAACTTCGACGAGCCACAGAAGGAAGTTCAGCAGGAACAGGTCACTGAGCTTGCGTTCAACCCGGCTCTGCTCAAGAAGGTCGATGAACTCGAACTCTCGGTACGTTCGGCAAACTGCCTGAAGAATGATAACATCGTCTACATTGGCGATCTCATTCAGAAGACAGAAGCAGAAATGCTGCGCACACCGAACTTCGGCCGCAAGTCGCTGAACGAAATCAAGGAAGTTCTGGCTTCCATGGGTCTCCATCTCGGTATGGAAGTTCCTTCATGGCCGCCGGAGAACATCGAAGATCTCGCGAAGCGTTACGAAGACCAGTATTAA
- the rpsK gene encoding 30S ribosomal protein S11 — MAKEATRVRRRERKNISSGVAHVNSTFNNTMITITDAQGNAIAWSSAGAQGFKGSRKSTPFAAQMAAEDCAKKAQEHGMRSLEVEVCGPGSGRESALRALQAAGFTITSIRDVTPIPHNGCRPRKRRRV, encoded by the coding sequence ATGGCCAAGGAAGCCACGCGCGTTCGCCGTCGCGAGCGCAAGAATATTTCGTCGGGCGTTGCCCACGTCAATTCGACATTCAACAACACGATGATCACCATCACGGATGCACAGGGCAATGCGATTGCCTGGTCCTCCGCCGGTGCGCAGGGCTTCAAGGGTTCGCGTAAATCCACGCCTTTCGCTGCACAGATGGCTGCTGAAGACTGCGCCAAGAAGGCACAGGAACATGGCATGCGTTCGCTCGAAGTTGAAGTTTGCGGACCTGGCTCCGGCCGTGAATCGGCTCTGCGCGCACTCCAGGCTGCCGGTTTCACGATTACATCGATCCGCGATGTAACGCCGATCCCGCACAATGGCTGCCGCCCGCGCAAGCGTCGCCGCGTCTAA
- the rpsM gene encoding 30S ribosomal protein S13 translates to MARIAGVNIPTNKRVVIALQYIHGIGQKFAQEIVAKVGIPAERRVNQLTDAEVLQIRETIDRDYHVEGDLRREVSMNIKRLMDLGCYRGLRHRRSLPVRGQRTHTNARTRKGPAKAIAGKKK, encoded by the coding sequence GTGGCTCGTATCGCTGGCGTCAACATCCCGACGAACAAGCGCGTTGTTATCGCGCTTCAGTACATTCACGGGATTGGTCAAAAGTTTGCTCAGGAAATCGTCGCGAAAGTCGGCATTCCTGCAGAGCGTCGCGTCAACCAGTTGACGGATGCGGAAGTCTTGCAGATTCGTGAAACGATCGATCGTGATTACCATGTTGAAGGTGATCTTCGTCGTGAAGTTTCCATGAACATCAAGCGTCTGATGGACCTGGGCTGCTATCGCGGTCTGCGTCATCGTCGCTCGCTGCCGGTTCGTGGTCAGCGCACGCATACCAATGCGCGTACCCGCAAGGGTCCTGCCAAGGCAATCGCCGGCAAGAAGAAGTAA
- a CDS encoding adenylate kinase — translation MRLILLGPPGAGKGTQSQRLVDKLGIPQLSTGDMLREAVKAGTDVGLRAKAVMDAGNLVSDEIVNAIVSERIDQPDAAKGFILDGYPRTLVQADAVEAMLADKGLELDCVIELEVDDNVLVERISGRYSCAKCGTGYHDTNKKPHVAGVCDKCGSTEFKRRPDDNAETVRTRLEAYYKQTSPLIGYYYAKGKLKKVDGMADMEDVTASIEKILSEL, via the coding sequence ATGAGATTAATACTTCTCGGACCACCGGGGGCAGGTAAGGGAACTCAGTCTCAGCGCTTGGTAGACAAATTGGGCATACCGCAACTCTCCACGGGAGACATGTTGCGCGAGGCGGTGAAAGCCGGGACAGATGTTGGCCTGCGGGCCAAGGCTGTCATGGATGCCGGCAACCTGGTTTCCGACGAAATCGTCAATGCGATCGTTTCCGAACGCATCGACCAGCCGGATGCGGCCAAGGGGTTCATCCTTGACGGTTATCCACGCACATTGGTTCAAGCCGATGCGGTCGAAGCGATGCTGGCGGACAAGGGTCTTGAACTCGATTGCGTGATCGAACTCGAAGTGGACGACAATGTCCTCGTCGAGCGGATCTCCGGCCGCTATTCCTGCGCGAAGTGCGGTACCGGCTACCACGACACCAACAAGAAGCCACATGTTGCAGGTGTCTGCGACAAGTGCGGTTCGACGGAATTCAAGCGCCGTCCGGACGACAATGCCGAAACGGTGCGCACGCGCCTGGAGGCTTACTACAAACAGACCTCGCCACTGATTGGCTACTACTACGCCAAGGGCAAACTCAAGAAGGTCGATGGCATGGCTGACATGGAAGATGTCACCGCATCGATCGAAAAAATTCTGTCGGAACTCTAA
- the secY gene encoding preprotein translocase subunit SecY: MASAAEQLASNLNFSAFSKAEELKKRIWFTLGALLVYRLGTYIPLPGINLGAFAQAFNNQAQGILGMFNMFAGGAVERMAIFALGIMPYISASIIVQLMTSVVPALEQLKKDGEQGRKVINQYTRYGTVLLATVQAYAIAVGLQGSQGIVTDPGPFFLFSTVITLVGGTMFLMWLGEQITARGIGNGISLIIFSGIVANLPQAISGTLELGRTGALSTGVILAVIVLTIAVIGIIVFVERAQRRLLIQYPKRQVGNRMFQGDTSHLPLKLNTAGVIPPIFASSLLLLPATIAGFANSQNMPAWATTILSSLGHGQPAYMALYAAMIVFFAFFYTALVFNPKDTADQLKKHSGFIPGIRPGERTAEYIDYVLTRVTVLGAIYLVIICMLPEFLISWAGVPFYLGGTSLLIVVSVTLDTVAQIQGHLIAHQYEGLIKKSKLRGGKRNR; the protein is encoded by the coding sequence ATGGCTTCAGCCGCAGAACAGCTCGCGTCAAATCTCAATTTCTCTGCTTTCTCGAAGGCCGAAGAGCTCAAAAAGCGCATTTGGTTTACGCTTGGCGCATTGCTGGTTTACCGGCTTGGTACTTATATCCCGCTGCCGGGTATCAATCTCGGTGCATTCGCCCAGGCCTTCAACAACCAGGCCCAAGGCATCCTCGGCATGTTCAACATGTTCGCAGGCGGTGCCGTTGAAAGAATGGCAATCTTTGCCCTCGGCATCATGCCATACATTTCGGCTTCGATTATCGTCCAGCTGATGACTTCCGTTGTTCCGGCTCTGGAGCAGCTGAAGAAGGATGGCGAGCAGGGCCGCAAGGTCATCAACCAGTATACGCGTTATGGCACCGTGCTTCTGGCAACGGTTCAGGCCTACGCGATTGCGGTTGGCCTGCAGGGCAGCCAGGGCATTGTTACGGATCCGGGTCCGTTCTTCCTGTTCTCGACGGTCATCACGCTCGTCGGTGGCACCATGTTCCTGATGTGGCTGGGCGAGCAGATCACGGCACGCGGTATCGGTAACGGTATCTCACTGATCATCTTCTCCGGTATCGTCGCAAACCTGCCACAGGCTATTTCCGGTACGCTGGAACTCGGCCGGACAGGTGCGCTGTCGACGGGTGTCATTCTGGCCGTCATCGTACTGACGATAGCCGTCATCGGCATCATCGTCTTCGTTGAACGTGCCCAGCGCCGCCTTCTGATCCAGTATCCGAAGCGCCAGGTTGGCAACCGCATGTTCCAGGGCGATACCTCGCATCTGCCGCTGAAGCTCAATACAGCGGGCGTTATCCCGCCGATCTTCGCTTCGTCGCTGCTGCTTCTGCCTGCCACGATCGCCGGCTTTGCCAATAGCCAGAATATGCCGGCATGGGCGACGACAATTCTGTCGTCACTTGGTCATGGCCAGCCTGCTTATATGGCACTTTATGCAGCGATGATCGTCTTCTTTGCCTTCTTCTACACGGCACTTGTCTTCAACCCGAAGGATACTGCCGATCAGTTGAAGAAGCATTCCGGCTTCATTCCCGGCATTCGCCCCGGCGAGCGTACGGCTGAATACATCGATTACGTCCTGACACGAGTCACGGTTCTTGGCGCCATCTATCTTGTTATCATCTGCATGCTGCCTGAATTCCTGATCTCGTGGGCTGGTGTTCCTTTCTATCTCGGCGGTACGTCGCTGTTGATTGTCGTGAGCGTGACGCTCGATACGGTTGCGCAGATCCAGGGTCACCTGATTGCGCATCAGTATGAAGGGCTGATCAAGAAGTCGAAGCTCCGTGGGGGGAAACGCAACAGATGA
- the rplO gene encoding 50S ribosomal protein L15, translating to MKLNDLSENPGATKARKRVGRGIGSGSGKTAGRGVKGQKSRSGVAINGFEGGQMPLYRRLPKRGFTNIFSKNFNTVSVGRIQTAIDAKKLDAKAPVTIEALKAAGVIRRPKDGVRLLSDGEITTAVTFEVSGASKAAIEKIEKAGGTVKLPAAPAAAE from the coding sequence ATGAAACTCAATGATCTGAGTGAAAATCCAGGCGCGACCAAAGCACGCAAGCGCGTTGGCCGTGGTATTGGTTCGGGCTCCGGCAAGACTGCCGGTCGTGGTGTCAAGGGTCAGAAGTCGCGTTCGGGCGTTGCTATCAACGGTTTCGAAGGCGGACAGATGCCGCTTTACCGTCGCTTGCCTAAGCGCGGTTTCACCAACATCTTCTCGAAGAACTTCAACACCGTTTCGGTTGGCCGTATCCAGACTGCCATCGACGCCAAGAAGCTCGATGCCAAGGCACCGGTCACGATTGAAGCCCTCAAGGCTGCCGGCGTTATTCGCCGCCCCAAGGATGGCGTTCGTCTGCTTTCCGATGGCGAGATCACGACCGCAGTAACCTTCGAGGTTTCCGGTGCATCCAAGGCTGCGATCGAAAAGATCGAAAAGGCCGGCGGTACCGTCAAGCTTCCAGCTGCTCCTGCAGCTGCAGAATAA
- the rpmD gene encoding 50S ribosomal protein L30: MVENKKGKTVTVEQIGSPIRRPAEQRATLIGLGLNKMHRRRTLEDTPSVRGMIAKVQHLVRVVDEA, encoded by the coding sequence ATGGTTGAGAACAAGAAGGGTAAGACGGTTACGGTCGAACAGATCGGTAGCCCTATCCGCCGTCCGGCAGAACAGCGCGCAACGCTGATCGGCCTGGGCCTCAATAAGATGCATCGCCGTCGTACATTGGAAGATACGCCTTCCGTACGTGGCATGATTGCAAAGGTTCAACATCTCGTCCGCGTTGTGGACGAGGCTTGA
- the rpsE gene encoding 30S ribosomal protein S5, whose translation MAQEKRSREDRGRNEERDSEFVDKLVHINRVAKVVKGGRRFGFAALVVVGDQKGRVGFGHGKAREVPEAIRKATESAKREMIFVPLRSGRTLHHDVEGRHGAGKVLLRAATAGTGIIAGGPMRAVFETLGVQDVVAKSLGSSNPYNMVRATFDALKHQMHPKDIAAQRGIKYSTLQARRRDVVGSEE comes from the coding sequence ATGGCACAGGAAAAGAGAAGCCGCGAGGATCGCGGTCGCAACGAAGAGCGCGATAGCGAATTCGTTGACAAGCTCGTGCATATCAACCGCGTCGCCAAGGTCGTCAAGGGCGGCCGGCGTTTTGGCTTTGCTGCTCTCGTCGTTGTCGGCGATCAGAAGGGCCGCGTAGGTTTCGGTCATGGCAAGGCGCGTGAAGTGCCGGAAGCTATCCGCAAGGCAACGGAATCCGCCAAGCGCGAAATGATTTTCGTACCGCTGCGTTCGGGCCGTACCCTTCATCACGATGTTGAAGGCCGTCATGGCGCCGGCAAGGTTCTGCTTCGCGCAGCCACAGCTGGTACAGGTATCATCGCTGGTGGTCCAATGCGCGCCGTATTCGAGACGCTTGGTGTGCAGGACGTTGTCGCAAAGTCACTCGGTTCGTCGAACCCGTATAACATGGTTCGCGCGACGTTTGATGCCCTGAAGCATCAGATGCATCCGAAGGACATCGCTGCTCAGCGCGGTATCAAGTATTCGACACTGCAGGCTCGCCGCCGCGATGTGGTCGGTTCGGAAGAATAG
- the rplR gene encoding 50S ribosomal protein L18 has product MASPKEIIQRRASRVRRQLKAVAGDRPRLSVHRSSKNIYAQVIDDAHGHTIASASTLEVDLKGKLKTGADSEAAALIGKLVAERAVKAGIKEVVFDRGAYIYHGRVKALAEAAREAGLSF; this is encoded by the coding sequence ATGGCATCGCCGAAAGAAATCATTCAGCGTCGCGCTTCGCGTGTTCGCCGCCAGCTCAAGGCGGTTGCCGGTGACCGTCCGCGGCTCAGCGTCCACCGTTCTTCAAAGAATATCTATGCGCAGGTCATCGACGATGCGCATGGTCATACGATTGCATCCGCATCCACTCTCGAAGTTGACCTCAAGGGCAAGCTGAAGACCGGTGCAGATTCGGAAGCAGCGGCACTCATCGGCAAGCTCGTTGCAGAGCGCGCCGTCAAGGCCGGCATCAAGGAAGTTGTCTTCGATCGTGGTGCTTATATTTACCACGGCCGTGTAAAGGCACTTGCTGAAGCTGCCCGCGAAGCTGGTCTCAGCTTCTAA
- the rplF gene encoding 50S ribosomal protein L6, translated as MSRIGKKPVAVPQGVTASVDGQTIKAKGPKGELSFVANDDVVVKFEDGAVSVNPRDDSKIARSKWGMSRTMVVNIFTGVKDGFEKRLEISGVGYRAAMQGKNLQLSLGFSHEVVYQVPEGITVAVPKPTEIVVTGIDKQQVGQVAAEIREYRSPEPYKGKGVKYAGEKIVRKEGKKK; from the coding sequence ATGTCTCGTATCGGTAAAAAACCCGTGGCAGTCCCGCAGGGCGTAACAGCCAGCGTAGACGGCCAGACCATCAAGGCCAAAGGCCCGAAGGGGGAACTCTCCTTTGTCGCCAATGACGACGTTGTGGTCAAGTTTGAAGACGGTGCCGTCAGCGTTAATCCGCGCGACGATTCCAAGATCGCTCGTTCGAAGTGGGGCATGAGCCGCACGATGGTCGTCAACATCTTCACAGGTGTTAAGGACGGTTTCGAAAAGCGTCTTGAAATCAGCGGCGTTGGCTATCGTGCGGCAATGCAGGGCAAGAACCTGCAGCTGTCGCTCGGCTTCAGCCATGAAGTGGTCTACCAGGTGCCGGAAGGCATCACGGTTGCTGTCCCGAAGCCGACGGAAATCGTCGTCACCGGCATCGACAAGCAGCAGGTTGGCCAGGTCGCGGCTGAAATTCGCGAATATCGTAGCCCAGAGCCTTACAAGGGCAAGGGTGTGAAATATGCGGGCGAGAAGATCGTTCGTAAAGAAGGTAAGAAGAAGTAA
- the rpsH gene encoding 30S ribosomal protein S8, protein MSMTDPLGDMLTRIRNATMRKKGKVSTPASKLRARVLDVLQAEGYIRGYSQVDFENGKSEIEIELKYFENVPVIREITRISKPGRRVYVSVKSIPQVANGLGISILSTPKGVMADHEAREQNVGGELLCRIF, encoded by the coding sequence ATGTCTATGACAGATCCTCTCGGCGATATGCTGACACGTATCCGTAACGCAACAATGCGCAAGAAGGGCAAGGTTTCGACGCCTGCCTCCAAGCTGCGTGCCCGCGTTCTGGATGTTCTTCAGGCTGAAGGCTATATCCGCGGATACAGCCAGGTTGATTTCGAAAACGGCAAGTCCGAGATCGAAATCGAACTGAAGTATTTTGAGAATGTACCGGTAATTCGCGAGATTACCCGTATTTCGAAGCCCGGCCGTCGCGTTTACGTCTCGGTCAAGTCGATCCCGCAGGTTGCTAACGGCCTTGGTATTTCGATCCTGTCGACGCCGAAGGGCGTAATGGCGGATCACGAGGCACGTGAACAGAATGTTGGTGGCGAATTGCTCTGCCGCATATTCTAA